Proteins encoded together in one Lathyrus oleraceus cultivar Zhongwan6 chromosome 5, CAAS_Psat_ZW6_1.0, whole genome shotgun sequence window:
- the LOC127081149 gene encoding uncharacterized protein LOC127081149 has translation MVIGDFNNVLNVADIIGGNDIHIVEYSGLAYMMEETELHEHETRGSHFTWSNKQPNGMIYSRTDRAICNEEWFLAYPRCDIDVLNPHIYDHSPLKVQMMITNSEITRYKARFKVLNCTVEILEFMDIIIDNWNGID, from the coding sequence ATGGTGATAGGGGATTTTAATAATGTGTTAAATGTTGCTGATATAATAGGGGGTAATGATATTCACATTGTAGAGTACTCAGGTTTGGCATATATGATGGAAGAAACTGAGTTACACGAGCATGAAACCAGAGGTAGCCATTTCACTTGGTCAAATAAACAACCCAATGGGATGATTTACTCAAGAACTGATAGGGCCATTTGCAATGAAGAATGGTTCCTAGCTTATCCTAGATGTGATATTGATGTCTTAAATCCACACATATATGATCACTCCCCACTTAAAGTGCAAATGATGATTACCAATTCTGAGATAACTAGGTATAAAGCAAGGTTCAAAGTTCTGAACTGTACAGTTGAGATACTTGAGTTTATGGATATCATAATTGATAACTGGAATGGAATAGATTAA
- the LOC127085225 gene encoding serine--glyoxylate aminotransferase — MDYVNGPGRNHLFVPGPVNIPDQVIRAMSRNNEDYRSPAIPALTKELLEDVKKIFKTTTGTPFLFPTTGTGAWESALTNTLSPGDRIVSFVIGQFSLLWIDQQQRLKYNVDVVESEWGRGADLDVLESKLASDSAHTIKAICIVHNETATGVTNNLAKVRQLLDAYSHPALLLVDGVSSICALDFRMDEWGVDVAITGSQKALSLPTGIGFVVASPKAIEASKTAKSLRVFFDWSDYLKFYKLGTYWPYTPSIQLLYGLRAALDLIFEEGLENIFARHNRLGTATRLAVEAWGLKNCTQKEEWFSDTVTAVLVPPNIDGAEIVRRAWKRYNLSLGLGLNKVAGKVFRIGHLGNMNELQLLGCLAGVEMILKDVGYPVKLGSGVAAASAYLQNNIPLIPSRI; from the exons ATGGACTATGTTAATGGACCAGGAAGAAACCATCTCTTTGTTCCAGGGCCGGTTAACATACCTGACCAGGTCATTCGGGCTATGAGCCGAAACAACGAGGACTATCGTTCTCCTGCAATTCCAGCTCTCACAAAAGAGCTACTTGAGGATGTCAAGAAGATTTTCAAGACTACTACCGGAACACCCTTTCTTTTCCCTACCACTG GTACTGGTGCTTGGGAGAGTGCTCTGACAAACACATTGTCGCCTGGAGATCGAATTGTATCTTTTGTGATAGGCCAGTTCAGTTTGCTTTGGATTGACCAGCAGCAGCGCCTAAAATATAACGTCGATGTTGTGGAAAGTGAATGGGGCCGTGGTGCTGATCTCGACGTTTTGGAGTCAAAACTTGCTTCAGATTCTGCACACACTATTAAGGCTATTTGCATTGTTCACAATGAGACTGCAACTGGTGTCACCAATAACTTGGCCAAAGTCCGACAACTTCTTG ATGCATACAGCCATCCAGCTCTTCTTCTTGTTGATGGAGTGTCATCCATTTGTGCTCTCGATTTCCGTATGGACGAATGGGGAGTAGATGTGGCCATAACTGGTTCTCAGAAAGCCCTTTCTCTTCCTACTGGGATAGGATTTGTGGTTGCAAGTCCTAAAGCTATTGAAGCTTCGAAAACTGCTAAGTCGCTTCGAGTTTTCTTTGATTGGAGTGACTACCTGAAATTCTACAAGTTAGGAACCTATTGGCCATACACTCCTTCCATTCAGCTTCTCTATGGTCTCAGGGCAGCTCTTGATCTCATTTTCGAGGAAGGACTTGAAAATATTTTTGCAAGGCACAATCGTTTAGGTACAGCAACCAG ACTTGCTGTGGAGGCATGGGGATTGAAgaattgcacacaaaaggaagAGTGGTTCAGTGACACTGTGACTGCTGTTCTTGTTCCTCCAAACATTGACGGTGCTGAAATTGTAAGAAGGGCATGGAAAAGATACAATCTGAGCTTAGGTTTGGGACTAAACAAAGTTGCTGGCAAGGTTTTCAGAATTGGACACCTTGGTAACATGAATGAG TTGCAATTATTGGGATGTCTTGCTGGTGTGGAGATGATTCTGAAAGATGTGGGCTATCCAGTGAAGTTAGGAAGTGGAGTTGCTGCTGCCAGTGCATACTTACAGAACAATATTCCTCTCATCCCTTCAAGGATTTAA